Within Terriglobales bacterium, the genomic segment CCACCGCGTGGTCATCGCCACCCAGACCGCCATGATGGTGCTGGCTTTCGCGCTGGCGGCGCTCACCCTCACCAACCTGGTCAAGGTATGGCACATCTTCGTGCTGGCGGCGCTGCTGGGCGTGGCCAACTCCTACGACATCCCCGCGCGCCAGTCCTTCCTGGTGGATATGGTGGGCAAAGAAGACCTGATGAACGCCATCGCCCTCAACTCCTCCATGTTCAACGGGGCGCGGGTGGTGGGACCGGCGGTGGCCGGCCTGCTGGTGGCCTGGGTGGGCGAGGGCTGGTGCTTCCTGGGGAACGCGATCAGTTACATCGCGGTGATCGCGGGGCTGCTGCTGATGAAGCTGCCGCCCTGGGTGAAGCTGGAGCATTCCGAGTCGGCGATGGCGCACATGGCTGAGGGCTTCCGCTTCGTGCGCCGCACCCTGCCCATCCGTGC encodes:
- a CDS encoding MFS transporter, with product MAGDEMAGSGSLPAPGQSETPGPGRRPPAMVRALRHRNFQLFFGGQLISLIGTWMQNVAQAWLVYRLTGSSLLLGAVAFANQIPVFLFAPLGGIMADRHNRHRVVIATQTAMMVLAFALAALTLTNLVKVWHIFVLAALLGVANSYDIPARQSFLVDMVGKEDLMNAIALNSSMFNGARVVGPAVAGLLVAWVGEGWCFLGNAISYIAVIAGLLLMKLPPWVKLEHSESAMAHMAEGFRFVRRTLPIRA